In the genome of Macrobrachium nipponense isolate FS-2020 chromosome 34, ASM1510439v2, whole genome shotgun sequence, one region contains:
- the LOC135207825 gene encoding cytochrome P450 3A31-like produces MAVIFFILSTLTALLLSYWMWKRHKRFQKFIDLGIPGPPPHWFFGHLREVNYREGRVDPIQVKDEWLKKYGKIVGYFNGLIPNVLVSDLDLLRQILIKDFNTFTNRALTSTNSNMLVSMQDQKWKDVRKLMTPVFSSAKMKMMMPFMRQCVETFLKKCEAFADTKTEFNAHYELQCLTLDVIDRCAMALDLNCIENPTNPIIDRIRKVFSSEMSLFFEIIFTLPELARYLAPLRKFSNFVETQEFVIGHIDRVISRRKEDPKKFSRQDALQMLMDATDPSSDTKTKLTEREVVENAYLFVLAGYETTSNALSYAIHLLSVHPEVQDIILDEVRQACGKEMPSYEDLSKLPYTEAVMCESMRMYPPITSFVTRKASTDIVYEDVTIPKGMFIEASVWSIHHDEEIYPDPHAFKPERFLPENKQDYHPLAFLPFGAGPRNCIGARFAMMEAKLALASIVSKFIINPTSRTKDPLPTVTRRAITNPKDGVWIVLSKR; encoded by the exons ATGGCTGTGATCTTCTTCATCTTATCAACTCTGACGGCGCTATTGCTGAGTTACTGGATGTG GAAAAGGCACAAACGATTCCAGAAATTCATAGACCTGGGAATTCCTGGCCCACCACCCCACTGGTTTTTCGGACATCTTAGGGAGGTCAACTACAGGGAAGGGAGG GTTGACCCAATACAGGTGAAAGACGAGTGGCTGAAGAAATATGGCAAAATTGTTGG ATATTTCAACGGACTGATACCAAATGTCTTGGTCTCTGACCTCGATCTTCTCCGTCAGATTCTCATCAAGGATTTTAACACCTTCACGAACAGGGCT CTGACGTCTACAAATAGCAACATGTTAGTCTCGATGCAAGACCAGAAATGGAAGGACGTACGGAAATTGATGACACCCGTGTTCTCTTCTGCTAAGATGAAAATG ATGATGCCTTTCATGAGACAATGCGTAGAGacgttcctgaagaagtgtgaaGCCTTCGCAGACACCAAGACAGAATTCAACGCCCACTACGAACTACAGTGCTTAACCTTGGATGTCATTGACCGGTGCGCCATGGCTCTTGACCTCAACTGCATCGAGAACCCTACG AACCCCATCATCGATCGCATCAGGAAGGTCTTCAGCAGCGAGATGTCCCTGTTCTTCGAGATCATCTTCACGCTGCCCGAACTGGCCCGCTACCTGGCGCCCCTGAGGAAGTTCTCCAATTTCGTCGAAACCCAGGAATTCGTCATAGGGCATATCGACAGGGTCATCTCCAGGAGGAAAGAGGACCCGAAG AAATTCAGTCGCCAAGACGCCCTACAAATGTTAATGGACGCCACGGACCCTTCATCAGATACTAAAACGAAACTCACAG aacgAGAAGTTGTCGAGAACGCATATCTGTTCGTCCTGGCTGGTTACGAAACTACCAGCAACGCCCTGAGTTACGCCATTCACCTGCTGTCAGTTCATCCGGAGGTACAAGACATCATCTTGGATGAAGTACGACAAGCGTGTGGCAAA GAGATGCCCTCGTACGAGGACCTCAGTAAGCTCCCTTACACGGAGGCTGTGATGTGCGAGTCGATGAGGATGTACCCACCAATCACATCCTTCGTGACTCGCAAAGCCTCTACCGACATCGTCTACGAGGACGTCACTATCCCAAAGGGCATGTTCATCGAGGCCTCCGTCTGGAGCATCCACCACGATGAAGAGATATATCCAGATCCGCATGCATTCAAGCCTGAGAG ATTCTTACCAGAGAACAAGCAAGACTACCATCCCTTGGCGTTCCTCCCCTTTGGTGCGGGACCTCGGAACTGCATTGGGGCTCGGTTCGCCATGATGGAAGCCAAATTAGCCCTGGCTTCCATTGTCTCCAAGTTTATCATCAATCCAACGTCCAGAACGAAG GATCCGTTACCAACCGTCACGAGGCGTGCAATAACCAACCCGAAAGATGGCGTCTGGATCGTGCTAAGCAAACGTTGA